One window of the Saccopteryx bilineata isolate mSacBil1 chromosome 2, mSacBil1_pri_phased_curated, whole genome shotgun sequence genome contains the following:
- the RAD52 gene encoding DNA repair protein RAD52 homolog isoform X3 → MEKICPKLLYLTEVYQMNMSGTEEASLGGRDSHPSAGGSSVLCFGQYQYTAEEYQAIQNALRQKLGPEYISSRMAGAGQKVCYIEGHRVINLANEMFGYNGWAHSITQQNVDFVDLNNGKFYVGVCAFVRVQLKDGSYHEDVGYGVSEGLKSKALSLEKARKEAVTDGLKRALRCFGNALGNCILDKDYLRSLNKLPRQLPLEVDLTKAKRQDFEPSVEQARYSSCCQNMALGPTEPQEVTSPCRPGHSDDPHMVTLRDKDSSSRSLAPSAVESDATYQRKLRQKQLQQQFREQMEKQQQAQQSAPSVEKKNQAEPVALVKHSAPIATGAGPLSEKDFPADSFEMWVMAPDAGDSVVQPLSRPEPHWAAATPVLQNQMVTPQSVCHQNPQAKREPWHLQTSTVNQHIAGRHGFPEDDLSFNWFKDSRPFHSLSPEKQAFSCGSNGNIQLR, encoded by the exons atggagaagattTGCCCCAAGCTTCTGTATCTCACTG AGGTATACCAAATGAACATGTCTGGGACTGAGGAAGCAAGTCTTGGAGGTCGTGACAGTCATCCTTCTGCTGGTGGCAGTTCTGTATTGTGTTTTGGACAG TACCAATACACAGCAGAGGAGTACCAGGCCATCCAGAATGCTCTGAGGCAGAAGCTGGGCCCAGAATACATAAGTAGCCGCATGGCTGGAGCAGGCCAGAAG gtgTGTTACATTGAAGGTCATAGGGTAATTAATCTGGCCAATGAGATGTTTGGCTACAATGGTTGGGCACACTCTATCACACAGCAGAATGTGG ATTTTGTTGACCTTAACAACGGCAAGTTCTACGTGGGAGTCTGTGCGTTTGTGAGAGTCCAGTTGAAG GATGGTTCCTATCATGAAGATGTGGGCTATGGTGTTAGTGAGGGCCTCAAGTCCAAAGCCTTGTCTTTGGAGAAGGCAAGGAAGGAGGCAGTGACAGATGGGCTGAAGCGAGCACTGAG ATGCTTTGGGAATGCACTTGGAAATTGTATTCTGGACAAAGACTATCTGAGGTCACTAAATAAGCTTCCACGCCAG TTGCCTCTTGAAGTGGATTTAACTAAAGCAAAGAGACAAGATTTTGAACCATCTGTGGAACAAGCGAGATACAGCAGCTGCTGCCAGAACATGGCTCTGGGACCCACAGAACCACAGGAGGTGACCTCCCCTTGCAGACCAGGTCACTCAGATGATCCCCACATGGTGACATTGAGGGATAAGGATAGCAGCTCCCG GAGCCTGGCACCCTCTGCTGTGGAGAGTGATGCTACCTACCAGCGGAAACTCCGGCAGAAACAGTTGCAGCAGCAGTTCCGGGAGCAAATGGAGAAACAGCAGCAAGCTCAACAATCTGCTCCATCTGTTGAAAAGAAGAATCAGG CAGAGCCAGTGGCACTTGTGAAGCACAGCGCTCCCATCGCTACTGGTGCAGGACCACTCTCGGAGAAAGACTTCCCTGCAG ACAGTTTTGAAATGTGGGTTATGGCTCCAGATGCAGGGGACAGTGTTGTTCAACCCTTGTCTAGACCAGAACCACACTGGGCTGCTGCCACACCAGTACTGCAGAACCAGATGGTGACCCCACAGAGTGTTTGCCACCAGAATCCACAAGCAAAACGTGAACCTTGGCATCTCCAAACTTCCACCGTCAACCAGCACATAGCAG GAAGGCATGGTTTTCCTGAAGATGACCTTAGTTTCAACTGGTTCAAGGATTCTCGGCCcttccactccctctccccaGAAAAGCAAGCATTCTCATGTGGAAGCAATGGGAACATTCAGCTGAGGTAG
- the RAD52 gene encoding DNA repair protein RAD52 homolog isoform X5, with the protein MEKICPKLLYLTEVYQMNMSGTEEASLGGRDSHPSAGGSSVLCFGQYQYTAEEYQAIQNALRQKLGPEYISSRMAGAGQKVCYIEGHRVINLANEMFGYNGWAHSITQQNVDFVDLNNGKFYVGVCAFVRVQLKDGSYHEDVGYGVSEGLKSKALSLEKARKEAVTDGLKRALRCFGNALGNCILDKDYLRSLNKLPRQLPLEVDLTKAKRQDFEPSVEQARYSSCCQNMALGPTEPQEVTSPCRPGHSDDPHMVTLRDKDSSSRSLAPSAVESDATYQRKLRQKQLQQQFREQMEKQQQAQQSAPSVEKKNQAEPVALVKHSAPIATGAGPLSEKDFPADSFEMWVMAPDAGDSVVQPLSRPEPHWAAATPVLQNQMVTPQSVCHQNPQAKREPWHLQTSTVNQHIAGNCDSYRKGEDTKKRKLDPS; encoded by the exons atggagaagattTGCCCCAAGCTTCTGTATCTCACTG AGGTATACCAAATGAACATGTCTGGGACTGAGGAAGCAAGTCTTGGAGGTCGTGACAGTCATCCTTCTGCTGGTGGCAGTTCTGTATTGTGTTTTGGACAG TACCAATACACAGCAGAGGAGTACCAGGCCATCCAGAATGCTCTGAGGCAGAAGCTGGGCCCAGAATACATAAGTAGCCGCATGGCTGGAGCAGGCCAGAAG gtgTGTTACATTGAAGGTCATAGGGTAATTAATCTGGCCAATGAGATGTTTGGCTACAATGGTTGGGCACACTCTATCACACAGCAGAATGTGG ATTTTGTTGACCTTAACAACGGCAAGTTCTACGTGGGAGTCTGTGCGTTTGTGAGAGTCCAGTTGAAG GATGGTTCCTATCATGAAGATGTGGGCTATGGTGTTAGTGAGGGCCTCAAGTCCAAAGCCTTGTCTTTGGAGAAGGCAAGGAAGGAGGCAGTGACAGATGGGCTGAAGCGAGCACTGAG ATGCTTTGGGAATGCACTTGGAAATTGTATTCTGGACAAAGACTATCTGAGGTCACTAAATAAGCTTCCACGCCAG TTGCCTCTTGAAGTGGATTTAACTAAAGCAAAGAGACAAGATTTTGAACCATCTGTGGAACAAGCGAGATACAGCAGCTGCTGCCAGAACATGGCTCTGGGACCCACAGAACCACAGGAGGTGACCTCCCCTTGCAGACCAGGTCACTCAGATGATCCCCACATGGTGACATTGAGGGATAAGGATAGCAGCTCCCG GAGCCTGGCACCCTCTGCTGTGGAGAGTGATGCTACCTACCAGCGGAAACTCCGGCAGAAACAGTTGCAGCAGCAGTTCCGGGAGCAAATGGAGAAACAGCAGCAAGCTCAACAATCTGCTCCATCTGTTGAAAAGAAGAATCAGG CAGAGCCAGTGGCACTTGTGAAGCACAGCGCTCCCATCGCTACTGGTGCAGGACCACTCTCGGAGAAAGACTTCCCTGCAG ACAGTTTTGAAATGTGGGTTATGGCTCCAGATGCAGGGGACAGTGTTGTTCAACCCTTGTCTAGACCAGAACCACACTGGGCTGCTGCCACACCAGTACTGCAGAACCAGATGGTGACCCCACAGAGTGTTTGCCACCAGAATCCACAAGCAAAACGTGAACCTTGGCATCTCCAAACTTCCACCGTCAACCAGCACATAGCAG GAAACTGCGATTCCTACAGGAAGGGTGAGGACACGAAGAAAAGGAAATTAGATCCATCTTAA
- the RAD52 gene encoding DNA repair protein RAD52 homolog isoform X7: MEKICPKLLYLTEVYQMNMSGTEEASLGGRDSHPSAGGSSVLCFGQYQYTAEEYQAIQNALRQKLGPEYISSRMAGAGQKVCYIEGHRVINLANEMFGYNGWAHSITQQNVDFVDLNNGKFYVGVCAFVRVQLKDGSYHEDVGYGVSEGLKSKALSLEKARKEAVTDGLKRALRCFGNALGNCILDKDYLRSLNKLPRQLPLEVDLTKAKRQDFEPSVEQARYSSCCQNMALGPTEPQEVTSPCRPGHSDDPHMVTLRDKDSSSRSLAPSAVESDATYQRKLRQKQLQQQFREQMEKQQQAQQSAPSVEKKNQAEPVALVKHSAPIATGAGPLSEKDFPADSFEMWVMAPDAGDSVVQPLSRPEPHWAAATPVLQNQMVTPQSVCHQNPQAKREPWHLQTSTVNQHIAGAPVEPVTLGSYL, encoded by the exons atggagaagattTGCCCCAAGCTTCTGTATCTCACTG AGGTATACCAAATGAACATGTCTGGGACTGAGGAAGCAAGTCTTGGAGGTCGTGACAGTCATCCTTCTGCTGGTGGCAGTTCTGTATTGTGTTTTGGACAG TACCAATACACAGCAGAGGAGTACCAGGCCATCCAGAATGCTCTGAGGCAGAAGCTGGGCCCAGAATACATAAGTAGCCGCATGGCTGGAGCAGGCCAGAAG gtgTGTTACATTGAAGGTCATAGGGTAATTAATCTGGCCAATGAGATGTTTGGCTACAATGGTTGGGCACACTCTATCACACAGCAGAATGTGG ATTTTGTTGACCTTAACAACGGCAAGTTCTACGTGGGAGTCTGTGCGTTTGTGAGAGTCCAGTTGAAG GATGGTTCCTATCATGAAGATGTGGGCTATGGTGTTAGTGAGGGCCTCAAGTCCAAAGCCTTGTCTTTGGAGAAGGCAAGGAAGGAGGCAGTGACAGATGGGCTGAAGCGAGCACTGAG ATGCTTTGGGAATGCACTTGGAAATTGTATTCTGGACAAAGACTATCTGAGGTCACTAAATAAGCTTCCACGCCAG TTGCCTCTTGAAGTGGATTTAACTAAAGCAAAGAGACAAGATTTTGAACCATCTGTGGAACAAGCGAGATACAGCAGCTGCTGCCAGAACATGGCTCTGGGACCCACAGAACCACAGGAGGTGACCTCCCCTTGCAGACCAGGTCACTCAGATGATCCCCACATGGTGACATTGAGGGATAAGGATAGCAGCTCCCG GAGCCTGGCACCCTCTGCTGTGGAGAGTGATGCTACCTACCAGCGGAAACTCCGGCAGAAACAGTTGCAGCAGCAGTTCCGGGAGCAAATGGAGAAACAGCAGCAAGCTCAACAATCTGCTCCATCTGTTGAAAAGAAGAATCAGG CAGAGCCAGTGGCACTTGTGAAGCACAGCGCTCCCATCGCTACTGGTGCAGGACCACTCTCGGAGAAAGACTTCCCTGCAG ACAGTTTTGAAATGTGGGTTATGGCTCCAGATGCAGGGGACAGTGTTGTTCAACCCTTGTCTAGACCAGAACCACACTGGGCTGCTGCCACACCAGTACTGCAGAACCAGATGGTGACCCCACAGAGTGTTTGCCACCAGAATCCACAAGCAAAACGTGAACCTTGGCATCTCCAAACTTCCACCGTCAACCAGCACATAGCAG